CATTTTCTTCTAATAAGTACCAAAAATCATTTGACTCAGGAATCAGCTAAAATTTGACCAtgttattttgaaagattttaTCAGTATCACTGCAGATCAAGATAATTCTTCaataatacttttaaaaaaacaaaggtgaTAATATTTCTTGAAATCTCACTAATTTGTATAATAATAAGAATTATAAGAATAATAATACTTAGAATAAGATTTGAATAACATTGAATGGTTAATTTTACTTTCATGCTAGGAACCACGTCGTACAGAGTTGTCTTCAGGTCTTTTAAGCTGCAGTAGGTGACTTGTTAGTGGGTCTGTAGGGCAGTGAGATTTATCTACTTGCAGATTTTGAACTTAAATAACCAGAAATCTGTGACATGGATCCAGCTTTTCGGTCaaaacatttacagctgtttagGAAACACTTCATTTATTCACTTGTCTCTTGTGTAAAAAGCACCAAAAACCTCTAATGTTTAAACTATTAGAGATGTGCTTTTTCTGCTGCATCCCAATTAGATGGTTTACACTGTTAGGACGGGTCTATCTTCAAATAAAACTTGTGCCTACAGCAGCTCTGCATATCAGATAAATAATTTTGGAGTGAAACTCTTCAACCTTCCCTGTGGGAGGAAACATGAAATATACAGAACCATGTCAACTTAGCACCATCAGTGCAGCTGCAGGCATTCAACCTTTGGAAACTCGTTCTGGTTCCACCCATGGCAAGAAGTAGATGACTTTGTGGTGTCATTTAGCTCTGTAATAAAATCCATAAAACCCCTCCCTCTCATGCTTTAGGATGGGTGGGTCTGACGAGGAGGTCTGACGATCTGGCATCCTTTATTTCTTCAGACACTGGTACATCAGTGCTCGTGGATTCAGCATGTAGCGCTCAGAGTTGAGTAACTTGGTGAGATACTGTGGCACCGGAGGCCGAGGTGCCATGTAGGAAACACCGGGGCTGACGGCCATCACCTCCGCAATCTTCTGCTTCATCTCACTTATCTCCCGGTCCTGCTTCATCACTTTATCTGTAGGATAGACAAATGTATTTGATTTGCACCAATTCATAATATTGTGTATCTTGCCTCCAAGTTTccccaaatgtaaaaaaacaccCTCATATACAGGCGTCTCAACTGTTAAAGTCCCCTGCAAGACTGTTAATCAATAGGTGAAATCTATGAATCAgaggaacagaaagagaaataaattattcataaaagCTGCTAAATAATAATtggaatattaaaaaaacagattaataacTATGTTTTTCATCTAAATATATCATTACCTTGGCTGGGGAACTGTTTTAGTAGAATTGGTGAAAAAACACTTGAATGTTGAGGAGTTGAGCCAAAATTTAAGAAACTGCTTTAAGACCACTTGGTGGTGCTTCTGGCCCTAGATTTGTGTTCTTCAAATTTAATTCCAATCTGATTCTTAGATTTCCTAACAGGACAAACAGACATGACCACAGTATACTGCCAAGTAGAGGTGGGCAGATAGGTAAGTAGAGTGATCAAAAGTACTAAGTATGTGCAAGATTTTAAAATTAAGTTGCAAAAGTAATATTATGTTAAGACAAAGCGTGTGAACCTTGAGCGATTTCCAGCTGTCTGCGGGCGTCTCCCAGAGCAGAGAACAGGTCCAGTTTGATGCGAGTCTCAGCGCTCAGGTTGTACTCCAGATGCTGAGCTTTCTCCTGCATGGCTGACAGAGTGGACAGCAGCATGTCCGTCTCTTTCTCCACACAGCGGTACTTTCCCAAAGCCTGAGTCCAAGAACAAATCAAGAGTGAGAACAAGTGTAAAACTTGAAAATGGCAGTTTTTACCTCCTGTGGTGACCACCTAAGGGAGtcagtgttttggtttcctAAGTATTTTTTGCAGCTTTTAGATTTCAGTCAATTTTTCCAATTTCTTACTTGAACTATTTTGGAAATGGGTTTAGTTTCTTTCACTTAGGGAACCAATGActacagacaaaacaattttCACACAATGATAATGAGCTGGCCAGCcattcaaaaaaacacaaaagctgcaCATTATTAGCAAGATATTTTGAGGGATGATTCTTTCTGTGTTAACATtaacttttaacattttcttttattgaccTGCACTCAGTAACTATGcaatgttttttgggggtttttttttctgaaagacCTGGCTTTTGTTTCAGCATGCTTCATGGAGAGTATGCCACTAAAATTAAATCACACAGTACAACAATGCACACACCTGatgtcagacaaaaacaaccaataaTACTGATGTGATGACAAAGTTAAATATGTTAACTGCAggccaaaataaaagtaaaaaaaaatacttaatttctCCAAAAACTATTCAGTTTTCTAATAaaattttacaaacacaaagaatcacacacataaaaaaaaataatcagaaacaACAACTCAAACAGCCAAACTACTACATGACTACATGACCAAACTGAAGACAACTGAGTACTGGACCACTTGAGACTCACAGACACTCACAAGTTCATTcccaaacagaggaaaaagataCCTCAACATCACTCTCTAGATCTACCACCCGACTCTCTTTCACTTGATACTCCAGCTGTAGTTGTTTGTACTCTGTCTCTAGATCTTTAACTCTTTTCCTTAACATTTGGGTTTCAGAGTGTTCCTGCCTGGTGTaggagatggagaaaataacagttttgaGCAGTAAGAGAGGGGTTCCATTTGAAATGAAGACCAGatcacacagaaagaaacatggcatttcatttgtatttacattggccttatgttttatattctatacatgtaatgaaaaaatCTAAGGAAAATGTTTGAGTGGCTTTTTTTTGGCTGAGAGTTCAATGAGAAGACTTACACCACTCACATATCTATACgtttaatatgaagctacatccagcagccagttagcttggtttagcataaagtctggaagcagtgggaaacagctagcctggctctgcctACAAGCACATCTAAAGCTCACAAATtaacatcttgtttgtttaaatcaaacaaaaaccaaagtgtctCCAGAACCAGGCcaactgtttccccctgtttccagtctttatgctaagctaagctaaccagctgccaGCTGTAGCTACATATcgaacacacagacatcaatGTGGTACAAATCTCCATGTCTAACTCtttgcaagaaagcaaattGAGCATAATTTGAacatttcttcaaatgtttgGCTATATAGTCACAGCAGAATTAAATTTTTATTCAGTAGCAAATAAGATGCAGATCCAGCTTTACTTTTCATGCACTGAGCCACTTCAATAGCAGGGAATTTAAAGGTGTGATTTACCTGTTTGATAGGCTCCGTGCTGTGCTGGCTGCCTCCTCCAGTTTCTGAGCCAGAAGTTCAGCCAACTGTTTCTCAGCAGAGAGTCTGGCCTCCGTCTCTGCTCTGGTCTTCTTCTCCAGCATCACACTGGTCTGTTTGTCGCGCTGCTTGGTTTTAGTCAAACACAGAATCCTGAAGGAGAAACATTAACCTCACTTTAAATAAGGTCAAAACTACCAGCATTAAATAAAGGAATAAGTGGGTTACCACCACATCCAAATAGACTTGTTTGAGATTAACTTCAGCACATCTTGAAATGTCTCTCATCATCCTTGTAGTTGCTGAATCACTGGAAAGCACCTTGCTTTAAAAACTGGAGCATGTCTTATTGGAACTGGTGGCGCTGATCCAAACTGTGCATAACATGCTCATCTCAAAAAGATTTAAAGCCTCTGGCTGGTGGATGTGGCTTTGATGTAGGAAATGTGTCGAGAGTTCATCTGTAATTGGATGGACTAAATTAtaaagtcagtttttttcagCATGATTTTTGCAACTTagtgtattcttttttttttttttttttttaagataaaactGTGTCAATAAGAGAAACAGAACATATGCTTAAAGAAAATGTCTGAACTCAGGAAAACAACGCCTTGTATTCGCCGtttgtgctaaaaaaaaatgcacagtcAAAGAAAATTGGTGAGAGTGAGTGTTAATATTGTGATAACTATGAAACAATTACCATGGTTAGTTAAAATAATTGTATTCAGAATAACATAATCAAAACTGTAATCCATGTTCATTACAGTACACcgaaatattcaaataaattattcaaaaaattGTATTACCAGATAAGACTTTAGATTTCAGTAATATTCAGGTAGTTTGAGAATTAAGGACAACAACTTTAAGCCACAATAgttgaatatgaaatatgatgtgATATTAATTGGTGCCCTGCTCTGGtagaggataaaaaaaatctgtcaagtAACTGTGAACCCAAAATGCTGTTTGCATGCCTCCTGCTAATCCTAGCCCCGTTTCTGCTTGCATACATCCCTGTCTTAGTTTTCATTTATAGACTGATGCAACGTGTCAAACAGCCCACAGAAGGAGCCAGAGACAAGCTTTCCCCTGTGGGTTCGGTGCATCACTCACTTGCTCTGGAGCAGCATGTTGGACTGTCTGAGCAGGGAAACCTCTGGTCTCAGGCTCCTCTCGCTGTTTGTTAAGTTGCAGACGTGACTTCGAAGCTCCTGCTCGCTCTGCCTGGTCGCCTGCAGCTCACCCTTCAGCCTCCTCAGCTCCTGCTCCAGCCTGAAATATAGAAAAgaaagatgtgattttttttggcacCGATTTCAACATCGCATGACTAATTTCAAACTCGGCTGAACTGAATTATTTGTGACTTACTTGCTCATCTGTTCGGCGTGGTAATTCTGGGCTGCTGTGGTATTCTTGTCTGTCACATCCCGGTTGGGGCTGACTGTTTTTGAGCTGGATCTCTGTTTCTTCTCAGTCCTCGCTGCAGGTGGTGAAGGCGTGTTTGTGCTGCCCCTGCGAGCTTTCGGCGAGGAGCTTTTAGCTGCCCGTGTGGCTTTGCTTCCCTGCTCCTCTTGAGGTAGATTATCTGGGGATGTAGAGGATTCTGGTCCTCCTGCCCCACTGTGGAGCAAATCTCTGGACtcactgacactgtgtttggatgatgatgatgatggccgTCGGTTTGATTCAGTCGACTTCACCTCCTGCGTTCCcttctctgttgctctctcctCGCTGCAGATCTGGAGGCAATCCACAGTGTGTACCTCGTCATTGGTCACTACAGCACCGTTCTGACACTGATACTGACTTGACTCTGGCTTTATCTTCCATTTCGAGTctgcaaaaacagacagaaacaaacaaacaaaaaaatgttaatgccATCATTGAATGGCATGTCTAGTACCAgcccttttcttcttttcttcaataatcttattgtgtttttattgtgtttatgctgttgtgtttttatgctgcaAAAATTATTGTCTTACAGAACAGTAAAGATCTAAACTGAATTCTGCACCTGGGATTGGAAAATGTACAACACAATAGGCTGAACAGCATTTACACTCTGCTGCCTTTTGTATGAGCAACGGTAGAGGGAGTTCAGTTTGTTGCATTTCGGTGTTTTAGAGATTTTGCTGCAGTATTTATACCAAAGAACAATGTATAAGAAAGTATGAAAATGAGAAGCAGTCCCCCCTTGTAGGAAACTATTGTGTATTTGctttcacttcagctctgcTGTCATCTTTTTCATCTGGACAAACCTCCCAAAACACTAGTGAATTCCCTTATTCAACATGATTCTTTCCCCTTTAAATATTCTCTAAATCTCTGCAGGGATCCTCTTTGGTCTTGTTGTATGAAGAGTTTGCAAATTAACTTGTATACTAATGGGTGATGTATGGTTATATTTCTAGAGCTGTAGAAAATCTAGAGGATGTCATTGATGTACCAAAGTAATATCGATTTTCATATCAATATCATCCATCAGTCACCCAGTccagttgcagtttacatccatgtgtGTCCAGACTAATATATGTAGTCAAGACTTTGAAGGACTTTCATAAAATGTATcaagtttattttctcataattaacatatgaattcttgagttatttGGCCAGAAACGTATTTTTGAGGTCACAGTTATCTTGACCTTCGACCACCATATTCTCACCAATTCATCTTTGAGTctaagtgaacatttgtgccaaacctgaagaaattccttcatgGTGTTActgagatgaaaagaaatgagaaacaggGAGCGTGGTGGTTGAAGTGTAAATGAATGGGTGGCGCAGATGCACAGACttactgctgctgccatctGTGCCAGTCTTGGGGAAAACCTGCAGGCCTGGAGGGAGCGAGTGCTGCAGGAGGTGCATGTGGAAGTCGTTCTCACTCTGCACAGCTTTCTGTATGCGCAGTTTAAAGATGTTGGTGAAGTAGCAGGTGGCATCAAACCCCAAATATACTACAGGATATCCAATACTGAATGTGAACACAgacggaaagagagagagggttagAATATGAGTGCCACATTATAAAGATACAAGCATCTTGGCTGACATATTTCTATTATTAATGGTTACTCtattaataaatatatgcaTATTCTAAATATTTCAAATCATACTTGATTGGTCTTTAGAGAAGCATAAAAGTGAATTTACTCTTGTAATCTATGGTACACAAACATCTTGATGGTTGATTCATGATTTCACAAGGGGATTCATAAAAGTTTAATACAAATGCTTTTTATGACAGTTCAATTTATTTCCCTGCAAGAATTCTTAATTTAGAGAATAAGTTTTCCTCTTGCTAAAGGGATACTGGGAGATTTTGAACACATCAACATTACCAGTGTGCAGCAAAAAGATGAGAGAGGTTGGCATGAGAAGTTTTAAGGTCTTTGAGTCGAAGTGAAGCCTCTGTGTAGACAAGCAGAATCCACAGGGTAACTGTCGATATACAGATGCCCTTCTCTGCgaaagaaatgtgaaataatcaGACGtgaacagagggagaaagagtcTACTGTAATATTATTCAAAGAAATCTTTGCTGATTAAATTATATTTGTAGTAGCTCACTAAAATGCAGCATATCCATTACAAGCAAAACTTCATTATTATGAGCGGTAATGTTAAACATATTCTGTCATagatgtggggaaaaaaagaaacaaaaacacaaaacaaacaatccaCATACTCACCTGTGTGCCATATGTAATTGAATAATACATAGGTGCTCGCCACAAAGAAGAGCCAGTGCAAaggaacaaaaatcaaacaaaagatATCAAGAGTGAaggcagcacaaacaaaaacaatacaaataacctgcaaacaaaagaaaacattcatttagTTAAATGCATTGGAAATGATCTTCATCTGGCGTActgcacacaaaataaaatcGCACAGTGGGGATTCTCACCAGCCCGTGGCAGTGGAAAGTGGTGTATACACTCCCGAAGAAGAGCCAGCATGGCCACAGGTACTCCAGTCTGAATTCAAGGATGAAATCTGCCAGCAACACCAGTGTCCACATCATCATAAACTTCAGGAAGGTGTACGCActggagaaacaaagagaaattaCAAAAAGTCCATTAATGTGgcttttaaatgtcaaatatcagcAATTCAGTTTGGACAGATGTGAAACAAATGTGTAGTCTAGACTCTGATTGGAGTAAATAAAGACATTACAGACACACGAAAGCCTCTTAAGCCGAggctctaaacacacacataagccAATAAAACACTACAGATCGGATACACAGTGCTAAACCCTAATTGACCAGCTGCATCTTAAAAATGTAGTCAGTACGGCAGTAAAGAACAATGACTGTTCCCTCATTCGTTTTATTAGGCGATCACGAGCCAAACAGGAGCTGTGGTTTCCTCCTTTGTTCTGCTCGTCCATAGGCTGCTATCACATCGCCCCTTCTTTGTTTGGTAACCATGGCAATATTTCATctgggggagagagggagcaccACAGCATCCTATGACACATCCAAGCTCAAATATGCCTTTTGACAATACTGATAGAgggggttttattttgaatcttTCTTACAGGCATTTTTATTACAGCTAGCAAATACTTATTAcacaattattttattattgataaaaGTATTTAATCTGAGAGAATGAGGTGGGACAGAGAGGAAGCACCATGGCATCTTAAAATCCCTATTACAAGTTCAAATTCGCCTTATAATGTCATCAAAAGAGTATTTTAACTTATCCCAGTGGTAttttaaacagcaaaatattaaaattattcCTCCACAAATTGATTTTTAATATAActgcaaaacattaaaagttattccacaacaacaaaaagcaataCTCCATATttaagagaaaggaggaggaaaaagggaggaaaacagCATCTTAAATTCATGATACAAGTTCAAATTTGCCTTATATAATGTAAAAGGCATTTTTACAGTAGCTTTCAAACAGGCAAGCTATTTCACAACAAAAGGAGCAAAAATTTTTATATTTGACCTTTTGCAAATTCAagtaaaatgtattcaaataagacatgtttacatttattttccaaataaatgacatagctttgattttttttttggtctctttctcttttatgtGAAACAATGCACCATTAAAACAAGTGGTTTCTTCCTCCTGAGTCTTTTCTTGTCTCGACTCTGTCTAGACGCTTTCAAATTATGCTTTTATGTGCAAAATTAGCCGCTTTCCTTTAGTCTGGTATGAAAATACAGTTGTTAATATCTCGCATTATGTATTAATCGTGCGTCTGGTTCgtacagaaaacacaggagacagTGAATGGAGGGGAAGCAGGCC
The window above is part of the Seriola aureovittata isolate HTS-2021-v1 ecotype China chromosome 19, ASM2101889v1, whole genome shotgun sequence genome. Proteins encoded here:
- the si:dkey-12h9.6 gene encoding macoilin-1, whose product is MKKRYVDASRLRKMKKLKITEKLSESAYTFLKFMMMWTLVLLADFILEFRLEYLWPCWLFFGSVYTTFHCHGLVICIVFVCAAFTLDIFCLIFVPLHWLFFVASTYVLFNYIWHTEKGICISTVTLWILLVYTEASLRLKDLKTSHANLSHLFAAHCIGYPVVYLGFDATCYFTNIFKLRIQKAVQSENDFHMHLLQHSLPPGLQVFPKTGTDGSSNSKWKIKPESSQYQCQNGAVVTNDEVHTVDCLQICSEERATEKGTQEVKSTESNRRPSSSSSKHSVSESRDLLHSGAGGPESSTSPDNLPQEEQGSKATRAAKSSSPKARRGSTNTPSPPAARTEKKQRSSSKTVSPNRDVTDKNTTAAQNYHAEQMSKLEQELRRLKGELQATRQSEQELRSHVCNLTNSERSLRPEVSLLRQSNMLLQSKILCLTKTKQRDKQTSVMLEKKTRAETEARLSAEKQLAELLAQKLEEAASTARSLSNRQEHSETQMLRKRVKDLETEYKQLQLEYQVKESRVVDLESDVEALGKYRCVEKETDMLLSTLSAMQEKAQHLEYNLSAETRIKLDLFSALGDARRQLEIAQDKVMKQDREISEMKQKIAEVMAVSPGVSYMAPRPPVPQYLTKLLNSERYMLNPRALMYQCLKK